The Microlunatus antarcticus genome window below encodes:
- the malQ gene encoding 4-alpha-glucanotransferase: protein MSEPEQTLDPALKALADAYGIATDYWDWQSRHVVVPPSTVRSVLAALDVDASTPEAAVEALAAREQEPWTRMLPPCLALRSGRTGHVNAHVRAGDALEVWIDLETGGVWEHLRQLDNWSPPRDLTGPYPGGGPVGEATFEIPDALPLGYHRLRARSTDASGTVHEAAMVLIVTPSWLGLPASVGEHRTWGIATQLYSVRSRQSWGVGDLVDLEDLAVWSAATTGADYVLVNPLHAAEPVAPLEPSPYLPTSRRFANPIYLRVERIPEYATAPADVRAEVDRLGRDLADRLAGLDVIDRDSTWSAKRAALQALFAVPRTPGRQAAFDAYREREGDGLRNFAVWSALAVALGPDWTAWPDALRHPGSAQVQAWAGEHAGEVDLECWLQFALDEQLDATQSAALRAGMSLGVLHDLAVGVNPRGADAWSLQDTYARGIAVGAPPDPYNQNGQDWSQPPWRPDRLAETAYEPYRAMVSTILRHAGGIRVDHVIGLFRLWWIPAGAGPKAGTYVRYDHEAMIGILALEAHRADALVVGEDLGTVEPWVRDDLASRGILGTSILWFEFDFHGDGTPLAPELWREYCLASVTTHDLPPTTAYLAGDHVRLREELGVLTRPFAEELAADEAERAAWLDNLRTHGVLAEGADVQETVEALHRYLTLTPARMLNAALTDAVGDRRAQNQPGTTNEYPNWRVPLTDADGRQVLLEDVFTSERAQALFRVFKG, encoded by the coding sequence GTGAGCGAGCCCGAGCAGACCCTCGACCCGGCACTCAAGGCGCTGGCGGACGCGTACGGCATCGCGACGGACTACTGGGACTGGCAGAGCCGCCACGTCGTGGTCCCGCCGAGCACGGTGCGTTCCGTGCTGGCGGCGCTCGACGTCGACGCGAGCACGCCGGAGGCGGCCGTCGAGGCCCTCGCCGCCCGTGAGCAGGAGCCCTGGACGCGGATGCTCCCGCCCTGCCTGGCCCTGCGGTCGGGGCGTACGGGTCACGTCAACGCCCACGTCCGCGCCGGCGACGCGCTCGAGGTGTGGATCGACCTCGAGACCGGTGGCGTCTGGGAGCACCTGCGCCAGCTCGACAACTGGAGCCCGCCGCGGGACCTGACCGGCCCGTACCCGGGCGGGGGTCCGGTCGGCGAGGCGACCTTCGAGATCCCGGACGCGCTCCCGCTGGGCTACCACCGGCTCCGGGCGCGCAGCACGGACGCGTCGGGGACGGTGCACGAGGCCGCCATGGTCCTGATCGTGACGCCGAGCTGGCTCGGTCTGCCGGCGTCGGTCGGCGAGCACCGGACCTGGGGCATCGCCACGCAGCTCTACAGCGTGCGGTCGCGGCAGTCGTGGGGCGTCGGCGACCTCGTCGACCTGGAGGACCTGGCCGTGTGGTCCGCCGCCACCACAGGCGCCGACTACGTGCTGGTCAACCCCCTCCACGCGGCGGAACCGGTGGCGCCGCTCGAGCCGTCGCCCTACCTGCCGACCTCGCGCCGCTTCGCCAACCCGATCTACCTGCGCGTCGAGCGGATCCCCGAGTACGCGACCGCCCCGGCTGACGTCCGGGCCGAGGTCGACCGGCTCGGGCGGGACCTGGCCGATCGGCTCGCCGGCCTCGACGTCATCGACCGCGACTCCACGTGGTCGGCCAAGCGGGCCGCGCTGCAGGCCCTCTTCGCCGTGCCGCGCACGCCCGGGCGCCAGGCCGCGTTCGACGCCTACCGCGAGCGCGAGGGCGACGGTCTGCGGAACTTCGCCGTCTGGTCCGCGCTCGCCGTCGCCCTCGGACCTGACTGGACGGCCTGGCCCGACGCGCTCCGGCACCCGGGGTCGGCGCAGGTGCAGGCGTGGGCGGGGGAGCACGCGGGCGAGGTCGACCTCGAGTGCTGGCTGCAGTTCGCGCTCGACGAGCAGCTCGACGCCACCCAGTCGGCCGCCCTGCGGGCCGGGATGAGCCTCGGCGTCCTGCACGACCTGGCCGTCGGGGTGAACCCGCGCGGCGCCGACGCCTGGAGCCTGCAGGACACGTACGCCCGTGGGATCGCGGTCGGCGCTCCGCCGGACCCCTACAACCAGAACGGGCAGGACTGGAGCCAGCCCCCGTGGCGCCCGGACCGGCTGGCCGAGACGGCGTACGAGCCCTACCGCGCGATGGTGTCGACGATCCTGCGCCACGCGGGCGGCATCCGCGTCGACCACGTGATCGGGCTGTTCCGGCTGTGGTGGATCCCGGCCGGGGCGGGGCCGAAGGCCGGCACGTACGTCCGCTACGACCACGAGGCGATGATCGGCATCCTGGCGCTCGAGGCGCACCGGGCTGACGCGCTGGTGGTCGGCGAGGACCTCGGCACGGTCGAGCCGTGGGTCCGCGACGACCTGGCGAGCCGCGGGATCCTCGGCACGTCGATCCTGTGGTTCGAGTTCGACTTCCACGGCGACGGCACCCCGCTCGCGCCCGAGCTGTGGCGCGAGTACTGCCTCGCCTCGGTCACCACGCACGACCTGCCGCCGACGACGGCCTACCTCGCCGGCGACCACGTGCGCCTCCGCGAGGAGCTCGGCGTGCTGACCCGCCCGTTCGCGGAGGAGCTCGCGGCGGACGAGGCCGAGCGAGCGGCCTGGCTGGACAACCTGCGGACGCACGGGGTCCTCGCCGAGGGGGCCGACGTGCAGGAGACGGTCGAGGCGCTGCACCGCTACCTGACGCTCACGCCCGCGCGCATGCTCAACGCCGCGCTGACCGACGCCGTGGGCGACCGCCGCGCCCAGAACCAGCCGGGCACGACGAACGAGTACCCCAACTGGCGGGTGCCGCTGACGGACGCCGACGGCCGCCAGGTGCTGCTCGAGGACGTCTTCACCAGCGAGCGCGCGCAGGCGTTGTTCCGCGTGTTCAAGGGCTGA
- a CDS encoding Gfo/Idh/MocA family oxidoreductase: MHPAPAPLPTAVTSRRREPVTRTTYLVVGTGWRAEPYLRLAAMLPDRFGVTGIVAHSDASQERARRDWGVPVHADLDAALAAERPDFVVLSVPWPVTPVLVRRLVALGLPVLTETPPAPDLEGLHALWAEVGASGLVQVAEQYALMPLDAARLALVADGVIGTPSSVLVSSTHLYHAVAMMRSYLRVGVDGPVEVVGRAYGGTLVDPLTPAGWTYDDEPKPAQNILAAVDFGQGRVGRYDFTDNQWWNPLRPDHLLVRGSAGEIADTSVVHLADPTTPVTSRLERVSTGVGMDYQGLELTHLTFEGRVVWRNDFLGAGLTDDDLGVAVLLDRTGAWVREGGDGPYPLREACQDHAVGMAIERAVATGETVRVERQPWA, translated from the coding sequence ATGCACCCCGCGCCCGCCCCGCTGCCCACCGCCGTCACCTCGAGGCGGCGCGAGCCGGTGACGCGGACGACCTACCTCGTCGTCGGGACGGGCTGGCGAGCGGAGCCGTACCTGCGGCTCGCGGCGATGCTGCCCGACCGCTTCGGGGTGACGGGGATCGTCGCGCACTCGGACGCGTCCCAGGAACGCGCCCGCCGCGACTGGGGCGTCCCGGTGCACGCCGACCTCGACGCCGCGCTGGCGGCGGAGCGCCCGGATTTCGTCGTCCTGAGCGTGCCGTGGCCGGTCACCCCGGTGCTCGTCCGCCGGCTCGTCGCGCTCGGCCTGCCCGTGCTCACCGAGACCCCGCCCGCGCCGGACCTCGAGGGCCTGCACGCGCTCTGGGCCGAGGTCGGGGCGTCCGGCCTGGTCCAGGTCGCCGAGCAGTACGCGCTCATGCCGCTCGATGCGGCCCGCCTCGCCCTCGTCGCCGACGGCGTGATCGGGACGCCGAGCTCGGTCCTGGTCTCCTCCACACACCTCTACCACGCCGTCGCGATGATGCGGTCCTACCTCCGCGTCGGGGTCGACGGGCCCGTCGAGGTCGTCGGGCGCGCGTACGGCGGGACGCTCGTGGACCCGCTCACGCCGGCCGGGTGGACGTACGACGACGAGCCGAAGCCGGCGCAGAACATCCTGGCCGCGGTCGACTTCGGCCAGGGTCGGGTCGGGCGCTACGACTTCACCGACAACCAGTGGTGGAACCCGCTGCGCCCCGACCACCTGCTCGTCCGCGGCTCGGCGGGCGAGATCGCCGACACGAGCGTGGTGCACCTGGCCGACCCGACGACGCCGGTCACCTCGCGCCTCGAACGTGTGTCGACCGGCGTCGGCATGGACTACCAGGGCCTCGAGCTCACGCACCTGACGTTCGAGGGCCGCGTGGTCTGGCGCAACGACTTCCTCGGCGCCGGGCTGACCGACGACGACCTCGGCGTCGCCGTCCTGCTCGACCGGACGGGGGCCTGGGTCCGCGAGGGCGGCGACGGGCCGTACCCGCTGCGCGAGGCGTGCCAGGACCACGCGGTCGGGATGGCGATCGAGCGGGCGGTCGCCACCGGCGAGACCGTCCGGGTGGAGCGCCAGCCGTGGGCCTGA
- a CDS encoding metallophosphoesterase family protein, whose protein sequence is MRVVLLSDTHAPRFWKGLPPAVAEHLTGADLILHAGDVCLPSVLDELAAYAPVHVVQGNNDGPEVAAWGAEETWSGELDGLRVAMIHDAGAKQGRTARMRRRFPEADLVVFGHSHIPLDETGHLLDGRRLRIVNPGSPTDKRRQPFRTLGLLDVRDARVERLEIVPLP, encoded by the coding sequence ATGCGCGTGGTCCTCCTGTCCGACACCCACGCGCCGCGCTTCTGGAAGGGTCTGCCGCCGGCCGTGGCCGAGCACCTGACCGGCGCCGACCTGATCCTCCACGCGGGCGACGTGTGCCTGCCGTCCGTGCTCGACGAGCTGGCCGCGTACGCGCCGGTGCACGTCGTGCAGGGCAACAACGACGGGCCCGAGGTCGCGGCCTGGGGCGCCGAGGAGACGTGGAGCGGCGAGCTCGACGGGCTCCGCGTGGCGATGATCCACGACGCCGGGGCCAAGCAGGGGCGCACGGCGCGGATGCGGCGGCGGTTCCCGGAGGCGGACCTCGTGGTCTTCGGCCACTCCCACATCCCGCTCGACGAGACCGGCCATCTGCTGGATGGGCGCCGCCTGCGCATCGTCAACCCGGGATCCCCGACCGACAAGCGGCGGCAACCGTTCCGCACGCTGGGTCTGCTCGACGTACGTGACGCCCGCGTCGAGCGCCTGGAGATCGTCCCGTTGCCCTAG
- a CDS encoding amidohydrolase family protein, with protein MGSPLAEHLEQLALVDHHVHGTWTQDADPARIANAFNEADTAPLADPTSAWDTQLGFAVRRWCAPLLDLEPHASPETYLQRRAELGELEVARRLIAPTNVSDWLVDTGWSEGLTSPDGLAALGGGTGRTIVRLETLAESLLPTLVDAGDWAEAFGAAVDEAARTCVGFKSVIAYRSGFAVDLTPPAPEAVAEAARRWHAGLEDGRAPRLDDPTLIVSGLYAALRTHRPLQLHVGFGDRDLDLASVDPLLLTDLLRRPEVRGVPVMLLHCYPYERHAGYLAQAFPEVYLDVGLATHFLGARGVGVVARSLELAPFRQVLYSSDAAGPAELHHLGARLWRHSMTQVLGGWVDAGEWSLDDARRVATLVGRDNARRAYDLD; from the coding sequence GTGGGATCCCCGCTCGCCGAGCACTTGGAACAGCTCGCGCTCGTCGACCACCACGTCCACGGCACGTGGACGCAGGACGCCGATCCGGCTCGGATCGCGAACGCCTTCAACGAGGCCGACACCGCCCCGCTCGCCGACCCGACGTCCGCCTGGGACACCCAGCTCGGGTTCGCCGTCCGTCGCTGGTGCGCGCCGCTGCTCGACCTGGAGCCGCACGCGTCGCCCGAGACCTACCTGCAGCGGCGCGCCGAGCTCGGTGAGCTCGAGGTCGCGCGTCGCCTGATCGCCCCGACGAACGTGTCCGACTGGCTCGTCGACACCGGATGGAGCGAGGGGCTGACGTCGCCGGACGGGCTGGCCGCGCTCGGCGGCGGCACCGGACGCACGATCGTGCGGCTGGAGACGCTGGCCGAGTCGCTGCTGCCGACGCTGGTGGACGCGGGCGACTGGGCCGAGGCGTTCGGGGCCGCGGTGGACGAGGCCGCGAGGACCTGCGTCGGGTTCAAGTCGGTGATCGCGTACCGCTCCGGGTTCGCCGTCGACCTCACCCCGCCCGCCCCGGAGGCCGTGGCCGAGGCGGCTCGGCGGTGGCACGCCGGGCTGGAGGACGGCCGAGCCCCACGGCTCGACGACCCGACGCTGATCGTCTCGGGTCTCTACGCCGCCCTGCGCACCCATCGTCCGCTCCAGCTGCACGTCGGGTTCGGCGACCGTGACCTCGACCTCGCGTCGGTCGACCCCCTGCTCCTCACCGACCTGCTGCGTCGGCCCGAGGTGCGCGGGGTGCCGGTGATGCTGCTGCACTGCTACCCGTACGAGCGCCACGCCGGCTACCTCGCCCAGGCCTTCCCCGAGGTCTACCTCGACGTCGGGCTCGCCACCCACTTCCTCGGCGCCCGAGGGGTCGGAGTCGTGGCCCGTTCGCTGGAGCTGGCCCCGTTCCGCCAGGTGCTCTACTCCTCCGACGCCGCTGGCCCCGCCGAGCTGCACCACCTGGGCGCCCGCCTCTGGCGCCACAGCATGACGCAGGTGCTCGGCGGCTGGGTCGACGCGGGCGAGTGGTCTCTCGACGACGCCCGCCGCGTGGCGACCCTCGTCGGCCGCGACAACGCGCGCCGCGCGTACGACCTGGACTAG
- a CDS encoding type I glutamate--ammonia ligase, translated as MSSPEVPVPALTDVADALVAAGVRVVVGTMVNASGLVLAKSVPVARLAAFAQAGLGSAPVWDVFTVDGAIAFTDTVSAVGDRRLRIDTEELAVLGDGLAWAPTDIVTQEGEPVPTCPRTALRDVERRLADAGLQALVGHELELVLVQPDGSPLEGGSWVPYGMSGLLDHAGFVDDLVAACAAAGVPLEQVHAEYGRQQLELSLPPASPLQAADRAVLVRVVIGQVARRHGVRASFSPAPFPGTVGSGAHQHLSLTRDGVPLLSGGSGPHGLTEDGGAAIGGLVDGLADVQAFLTGSVLSGARLVPGGWSGAFRCWGTENREAAVRYLVAAPGNPHGANVEVKIIDPSACVYLASAAILALALDGIERHAALPTEVATDPSTVAEADRAGAGLELLSSDPAAVVDALDRSALARRLLGDPVVDATVAVRRLEQKTFADVPVEDVAARLRLVWSA; from the coding sequence ATGAGCTCCCCCGAGGTGCCCGTGCCCGCGCTGACCGACGTCGCCGACGCGCTCGTGGCGGCGGGCGTTCGGGTCGTCGTCGGCACGATGGTGAACGCCTCCGGTCTGGTGCTGGCCAAGTCGGTGCCGGTCGCGCGGCTCGCGGCCTTCGCGCAGGCCGGGCTCGGGTCGGCGCCGGTCTGGGACGTCTTCACCGTCGACGGCGCGATCGCCTTCACCGACACGGTCAGCGCGGTGGGGGACCGCCGCCTGCGGATCGACACCGAGGAGCTGGCGGTCCTCGGCGACGGCCTCGCGTGGGCCCCCACCGACATCGTCACGCAGGAGGGCGAACCCGTCCCGACCTGCCCGCGTACGGCCCTCCGGGACGTGGAGCGGCGACTGGCGGACGCCGGCTTGCAGGCGCTCGTGGGCCACGAGCTCGAGCTGGTCCTCGTGCAGCCGGACGGCTCTCCCCTCGAGGGCGGGTCCTGGGTGCCGTACGGGATGAGCGGGCTCCTCGACCACGCCGGCTTCGTGGACGATCTCGTCGCCGCCTGCGCCGCGGCCGGGGTGCCGCTGGAGCAGGTGCACGCCGAGTACGGCCGTCAGCAGCTCGAGCTGTCGCTGCCGCCCGCGAGCCCGCTGCAGGCCGCCGACCGGGCGGTGCTCGTCCGCGTCGTCATCGGCCAGGTCGCGCGGCGCCACGGTGTCCGGGCGTCGTTCTCGCCGGCCCCGTTCCCGGGGACGGTCGGCAGCGGCGCCCACCAGCACCTGTCGCTGACCCGCGACGGGGTGCCGCTGCTCTCCGGCGGGTCCGGTCCGCACGGGCTCACCGAGGACGGCGGCGCGGCGATCGGCGGTCTGGTCGACGGCCTCGCCGACGTCCAGGCCTTCCTCACCGGGTCGGTGCTCTCCGGCGCCCGCCTCGTCCCGGGAGGCTGGTCCGGCGCGTTCCGCTGCTGGGGCACCGAGAACCGCGAGGCGGCGGTCCGCTACCTCGTCGCCGCGCCGGGCAACCCGCACGGCGCGAACGTCGAGGTCAAGATCATCGACCCGTCCGCCTGCGTCTACCTCGCCTCCGCCGCGATCCTCGCCCTCGCCCTCGACGGGATCGAGCGGCACGCGGCCCTGCCGACCGAGGTCGCGACCGACCCGAGCACGGTGGCCGAGGCCGACCGGGCCGGGGCCGGGCTCGAACTGCTCTCGTCGGACCCCGCCGCCGTCGTCGACGCGTTGGACCGTTCGGCGCTCGCGCGTCGGCTGCTCGGTGACCCGGTGGTCGACGCGACGGTCGCCGTACGGCGGCTCGAGCAGAAGACGTTCGCCGACGTGCCGGTCGAGGACGTCGCCGCCCGGCTCCGGCTCGTGTGGTCGGCCTGA
- the rlmN gene encoding 23S rRNA (adenine(2503)-C(2))-methyltransferase RlmN produces the protein MPEYVQPPDRSSLPLVFSAPRRGKPPVHWADLDPAARRTAVEAAGHRAYRARQLSAHYFEGLRSDPETWTDLPTGVRAELASTFMPTLLKPVRELTCDDGDTVKSLWQLHDGALVESVLMRYPDRVTMCVSSQAGCGMACPFCATGQGGLQRNMSTAEIVEQVVDGARKLAAGTLADAEAGRTPRVSNVVFMGMGEPLANYKAVVGALRQLTTPSPDGLGMSARGITVSTVGLVPRINQLATEGMPVTLALSLHAPDDELRDELVPVNTRWNVDEVVDAAWEYAKTTKRRVSIEYILIRDVNDQPQRAEQLAKVLRRRGTWGWVHVNLIPLNPTPGSRWTASRRRDEDEFVRRLQARGVPVTVRDTRGREIDGACGQLAAGQADIDAVSTPATPVARARV, from the coding sequence GTGCCCGAGTACGTGCAGCCGCCGGACCGTTCCTCGTTGCCGCTGGTCTTCTCCGCCCCGCGCCGCGGCAAGCCGCCGGTGCACTGGGCCGACCTCGATCCCGCCGCTCGTCGTACGGCCGTCGAGGCGGCCGGCCACCGGGCCTACCGCGCCCGTCAGCTCTCGGCCCACTACTTCGAGGGCCTGCGCAGCGACCCGGAGACCTGGACCGACCTGCCGACCGGCGTCCGCGCCGAGCTGGCGTCGACGTTCATGCCGACGTTGCTCAAGCCGGTGCGCGAGCTGACCTGCGACGACGGCGACACCGTCAAGTCGCTGTGGCAGCTGCACGACGGCGCGCTCGTGGAGAGCGTGCTCATGCGCTACCCCGACCGGGTCACGATGTGCGTCTCCAGCCAGGCCGGCTGCGGCATGGCGTGCCCGTTCTGCGCCACCGGCCAGGGCGGCCTGCAGCGGAACATGAGCACCGCCGAGATCGTCGAGCAGGTCGTCGACGGCGCCCGCAAGCTCGCCGCCGGCACGCTCGCCGACGCCGAGGCCGGCCGTACGCCCCGGGTCAGCAACGTCGTGTTCATGGGCATGGGTGAGCCGCTGGCCAACTACAAGGCGGTCGTCGGCGCGCTGCGGCAGCTCACCACGCCGAGCCCCGACGGGCTCGGCATGAGCGCCCGGGGCATCACCGTCTCCACCGTCGGGCTGGTCCCGCGCATCAACCAGCTCGCGACCGAGGGCATGCCGGTCACCCTGGCCCTGTCGCTGCACGCACCGGACGACGAGCTGCGCGACGAGCTCGTGCCCGTCAACACGCGCTGGAACGTCGACGAGGTCGTGGACGCGGCGTGGGAGTACGCCAAGACCACGAAGCGCCGGGTGTCGATCGAGTACATCCTCATCCGCGACGTGAACGACCAGCCCCAGCGGGCCGAGCAGCTCGCGAAGGTGCTGCGCCGCCGCGGCACGTGGGGCTGGGTGCACGTCAACCTCATCCCGCTCAACCCGACCCCGGGTTCGCGCTGGACCGCGTCACGGCGCCGCGACGAGGACGAGTTCGTCCGTCGGCTCCAGGCCCGCGGCGTGCCCGTCACCGTCCGCGACACCCGTGGCCGGGAGATCGACGGGGCCTGCGGCCAGCTCGCCGCCGGCCAGGCCGACATCGACGCCGTCAGCACACCGGCGACACCCGTCGCCCGTGCCCGCGTCTGA
- a CDS encoding phosphatidate cytidylyltransferase, producing the protein MSADTAPPAPPVRGGRAGRDLPKAIGIGVGLGAFVVLSLLFFKPAFVLLVAVALVLGSRELHAALKRQGMNAAIVPIMVGTVAIAIGSYLAGIQRPIVYSTTSVLLGALALTVLAALVWRMPGGPHGYVKDAAASLFIICYVPLLGSFTALMLAGENGGARLVTFILVVVSSDTGGYVFGVLMGKHPMAPTISPKKSWEGLAGSLLFGIVAGICMAVLGLHVPIWIGVLIGVALVAVGTCGDLIESLIKRDLGIKDMSSFLPGHGGVMDRLDSLLVAAPVAWLIMYILVPGG; encoded by the coding sequence GTGTCCGCCGACACCGCTCCACCCGCCCCGCCCGTCCGCGGCGGCCGGGCCGGTCGCGACCTGCCCAAGGCGATCGGGATCGGGGTCGGGCTGGGGGCGTTCGTCGTGCTCAGCCTGCTGTTCTTCAAGCCGGCCTTCGTCCTGCTGGTGGCGGTCGCGCTCGTCCTCGGCTCGCGGGAGCTGCACGCGGCGCTGAAGCGTCAGGGGATGAACGCCGCCATCGTCCCGATCATGGTCGGGACCGTGGCCATCGCCATCGGGTCCTACCTCGCGGGCATCCAGCGGCCGATCGTCTACTCGACGACCAGCGTGCTGCTGGGGGCACTGGCGCTGACGGTGCTGGCCGCCCTCGTGTGGCGGATGCCCGGCGGGCCCCACGGCTACGTCAAGGACGCCGCGGCGAGTCTGTTCATCATCTGCTACGTCCCGCTGCTCGGCTCGTTCACGGCGCTGATGCTCGCCGGCGAGAACGGGGGAGCGCGCCTCGTCACGTTCATCCTCGTCGTGGTCAGCAGCGACACGGGCGGCTACGTCTTCGGCGTCCTGATGGGCAAGCACCCGATGGCGCCGACGATCAGCCCCAAGAAGTCGTGGGAGGGCCTGGCCGGCTCGTTGCTCTTCGGGATCGTGGCCGGGATCTGCATGGCCGTGCTCGGCCTGCACGTGCCGATCTGGATCGGGGTGCTCATCGGCGTCGCCCTGGTCGCGGTCGGCACCTGCGGCGACCTGATCGAGTCCCTGATCAAGCGCGACCTCGGGATCAAGGACATGAGTTCGTTCCTGCCCGGCCACGGCGGGGTCATGGACCGGCTCGACAGCCTCCTTGTGGCGGCCCCGGTAGCCTGGCTCATCATGTACATCCTCGTCCCTGGAGGCTGA
- the frr gene encoding ribosome recycling factor — MELAVEYAKEEFAAIRTGRAHPAMFAKITAEYYGAYTPLQQLASFQVPEARMVLVTPYDRGSLPAIEKAIRESDLGVNPSNDGNSIRLVLPELTEQRRKEYIKLARSKAEDARISIRGSRRQAKDALDKMVKDKEVGEDEVTRAEKQLDGSTKKYVDQVDDVLKHKEAELLDV; from the coding sequence ATGGAGCTGGCCGTCGAGTACGCCAAGGAGGAGTTCGCCGCGATCCGCACCGGACGGGCGCACCCGGCGATGTTCGCCAAGATCACCGCCGAGTACTACGGCGCGTACACCCCGCTGCAGCAGCTGGCGAGCTTTCAGGTCCCCGAGGCCCGGATGGTCCTGGTGACCCCGTACGACCGCGGTTCGCTGCCGGCGATCGAGAAGGCCATCCGCGAGTCGGACCTCGGCGTGAACCCGTCGAACGACGGCAACTCGATCCGCCTGGTCCTGCCCGAGCTCACCGAGCAGCGGCGCAAGGAGTACATCAAGCTCGCGCGCAGCAAGGCCGAGGACGCCCGCATCTCCATCCGCGGCTCGCGTCGTCAGGCCAAGGACGCGCTCGACAAGATGGTCAAGGACAAAGAGGTCGGCGAGGACGAGGTGACCCGCGCCGAGAAGCAGCTGGACGGCTCGACGAAGAAGTACGTCGACCAGGTCGACGACGTCCTCAAGCACAAGGAAGCCGAGCTGCTCGACGTCTGA
- the pyrH gene encoding UMP kinase yields the protein MTGPYSRVMLKLSGEVFGGGSVGVDPIVVHGVATQIAQVVKAGTQVAVVVGGGNFFRGAELQQAGMDRDRADYMGMLGTVMNCLALQDFLEKEGVQTRVQTAITMGQIAEPYIPRRAERHLEKGRVVIFGAGSGMPYFSTDTVAAQRALEVGADVLLMGKQGVDGVYSADPHRDPTAVKYDELTYDEYLAKDLKVADATAISMARDYKLAMVFFGLDNPGSIVAVVSGEKIGTSVHA from the coding sequence ATGACCGGCCCTTACTCACGCGTGATGCTCAAGCTCTCCGGCGAGGTGTTCGGGGGTGGCAGCGTCGGCGTCGACCCGATCGTCGTGCACGGGGTGGCCACGCAGATCGCCCAGGTCGTCAAGGCCGGGACCCAGGTCGCGGTCGTGGTCGGCGGCGGCAACTTCTTCCGCGGCGCCGAGCTCCAGCAGGCCGGGATGGACCGCGACCGCGCGGACTACATGGGCATGCTCGGCACGGTCATGAACTGCCTCGCGCTGCAGGACTTCCTCGAGAAGGAGGGCGTGCAGACCCGCGTTCAGACGGCCATCACGATGGGCCAGATCGCCGAGCCGTACATCCCCCGTCGCGCCGAGCGGCACCTGGAGAAGGGCCGCGTGGTCATCTTCGGCGCCGGCTCCGGGATGCCCTACTTCTCGACCGACACCGTCGCCGCCCAGCGCGCGCTCGAGGTGGGCGCGGACGTGCTGCTGATGGGCAAGCAGGGGGTGGACGGGGTCTACTCCGCCGACCCGCACCGCGACCCCACGGCGGTGAAGTACGACGAGCTCACCTACGACGAGTACCTCGCCAAGGACCTCAAGGTCGCCGACGCGACGGCCATCAGCATGGCCCGTGACTACAAGCTGGCGATGGTCTTCTTCGGGCTCGACAACCCCGGGAGCATCGTCGCCGTGGTCTCGGGTGAGAAGATCGGCACGTCCGTCCACGCCTGA
- the tsf gene encoding translation elongation factor Ts, protein MAISAADVKKLRDATGAGMMDCKKALTEADGDYENAIEVLRVNGQAKAAKRGAERSANNGLVAYDDGALLQLGAETDFVAKNQEFQDLAANAVKAVAANQAAGVEAANAAALPSGQTVGEAVEALAVKIGEKLEVSNAAYFDGKTVVYLHRRASDLPPQVGVLVEYDGADETAARAVAMQIAAMRPTYLSRDEVPADLVENERRIAEAQAREEGKPDQAVPRIVEGRVNSYFKDVALLDQPSVTDGKTSVGKQLEAAGVTVKRFVRFEAAGS, encoded by the coding sequence ATGGCGATTTCTGCTGCTGACGTGAAGAAGCTCCGCGACGCCACCGGCGCCGGGATGATGGACTGCAAGAAGGCCCTGACCGAGGCCGACGGCGACTACGAGAACGCCATCGAGGTCCTGCGGGTCAACGGCCAGGCCAAGGCGGCCAAGCGTGGCGCCGAGCGTTCCGCGAACAACGGGCTCGTGGCGTACGACGACGGCGCTCTGCTCCAGCTCGGGGCCGAGACCGACTTCGTGGCCAAGAACCAGGAGTTCCAGGACCTGGCCGCGAACGCGGTCAAGGCCGTGGCCGCCAACCAGGCCGCCGGCGTCGAGGCGGCCAACGCCGCCGCGCTGCCGTCCGGCCAGACCGTCGGCGAGGCCGTCGAGGCCCTCGCCGTCAAGATCGGCGAGAAGCTCGAGGTGAGCAACGCGGCGTACTTCGACGGCAAGACCGTCGTCTACCTGCACCGCCGCGCCTCGGACCTGCCGCCGCAGGTCGGCGTCCTCGTCGAGTACGACGGGGCCGACGAGACGGCCGCCCGCGCGGTGGCGATGCAGATCGCCGCCATGCGTCCGACCTACCTGAGCCGGGACGAGGTGCCCGCCGACCTCGTCGAGAACGAGCGGCGCATCGCCGAGGCCCAGGCCCGCGAGGAGGGCAAGCCCGACCAGGCCGTGCCCCGCATCGTCGAGGGCCGGGTGAACTCCTACTTCAAGGACGTCGCCCTGCTCGACCAGCCCTCGGTCACCGACGGCAAGACCTCGGTCGGCAAGCAGCTCGAGGCCGCCGGCGTCACGGTCAAGCGGTTCGTCCGCTTCGAGGCCGCCGGCTCCTGA